A segment of the Polyangiaceae bacterium genome:
TCCGCGAACGCGGCGTCCAAGCTCGCGTCATCTGCCACGACGCCGAACTCCCGCATGCCCGGGGTGTCGATGAGCACGCTGCCGTTGGCCAGCGGGATGAGCTCGCGTCGGGTGGTGGCGTGGCGGCCGGTTCCGTCATCGCGGATTTCCGCAACGACCTGCGTCGACTTGCCCTGCAAGCGGTTCACGAGCGACGACTTGCCAACGCCGGAGGAGCCAATGAAGCCAAAGGTCACCCCAGGCGCCAAGAGCGCCTCGAGCGCTTCGAGCCCCGTGCCTTCGAGGGCGCTCAGGCTCAAGAAGGCGACGCCCGGCGCGACCGCTGCGATTTGACCGACGAAGTCGGGGAGGTCTTCCGTTAGGTCGACCTTGTTGAGCACGATGACCGGGCGCGCGCCGCTGTCCCACACGGCAGTCACGTAGCGCTCGAGCCGGCGCGGACTGAAGTCTTCGTTCGCGGAGGTGACGATGAAGAACACATCCACGTTCGCCGCGACCAGCTGTTCGCCGCCACCGCGCACGGCGCGGCGGACCAAAGCGGTGCGTCGGGGCAACACCGCTTGAATCGTGGCGTGCTCCCCTTGCACGTCGAGCATCACCCAGTCCCCCGTGTTGGGGCGCTGCGCTCCACTCAACTCATGGCGTAACCGTCCGGAAAGCTCCGCAAGTGGTGCGTCGCAGCCCAGCACATGAAAGCGACTTTGAGCAGCCGCGGAAACGCGTGCAGGGATCCAACCGTCTGCTGCGTATTCAGCCGCCTGAGCGGCGAAAAAACCTGAAAAACCTAGTTGTTCGAGAGAAAACACGTCGAGAAACTCCGCATCATTGCGAGGGAAGTCAGGCCTCCGACGTGCGCTGGTAGCCGGGCGCGAAGCGCTCGCGGCTCCCACTCAGGGAACGCGCAAGGGTGCATTCAAGCGCTCAGGCTCGGAGCCGAAACGTCAGCTACACAGCGCTGCGAAAAGACGAACGCAACGCTGAGCAGACGGGCATCAGCTCCGGACGGCAACGGCCACGGAGGCAAAACAAGACGGGTTACGGGGGATCACAGTCATCAGTTCGGCCTCCTTTCTGGAGTGGAGCCTCGCACGCCGAGGGGCGCTGTGCAAGTCGAGACTCACTCGTTGCGGCGGCGGGTCCTTGTCGCGTCAAGGATCGCCCGCTCGACCGCGTTTGGCGGGTCGCTCTCCAGGGACAACTCCCCACGCGCGAAGATGGCTGGCTGCGCGAGGACTCGAGGGGCCTTTCCGTGGTGATCTTGAGCTGCGTGAACCAGAAACGGGTGACACACGAACACCGTACCCGCGGTCCCAGTGGCCAGGGCAACCTCGTCGGAGCCGGGGTCCAGCACTCCGCTCTCAACCAACTCCTGCAGCGTCTGCCCACGCTCGCCGTGCTGGGTGAGGTGCCTTGCCAGCCTGACGTGCGAACCGACGAGCAGCCGAGTCGGTGCATCGTCTTCCCCAACGTCCGAGAGCAGCACCAAGAGGAGCAGCGCTCGCCCGCGCGACCTCACATTGACACGCCATTGCATGAAGTCGGCTTCGGTCTCCCAACCAAAGCCTGCATCGACGTGCCACCCCGTGTCCGGCGCAGGCGTTGTCGCGGGGAAACGAACCACGCAGGAGCCGAGATCGCTTCGGGGCTGCCAGCGCCCATCGCCCAGAAGCAAGTCGTACGCCGCATCGAGGGTCGGACTTACAAGCGCC
Coding sequences within it:
- the rsgA gene encoding ribosome small subunit-dependent GTPase A, with amino-acid sequence MLDVQGEHATIQAVLPRRTALVRRAVRGGGEQLVAANVDVFFIVTSANEDFSPRRLERYVTAVWDSGARPVIVLNKVDLTEDLPDFVGQIAAVAPGVAFLSLSALEGTGLEALEALLAPGVTFGFIGSSGVGKSSLVNRLQGKSTQVVAEIRDDGTGRHATTRRELIPLANGSVLIDTPGMREFGVVADDASLDAAFADIAELATRCRFPDCRHESEPGCGVLAAEESGELASERLQSYRKLLREAAAFERRHSPEQMSNAKRRWKTIHKQMRHFDKSKRYR
- a CDS encoding phytanoyl-CoA dioxygenase family protein, which encodes MSVDLGAPACAQLEAFLSQGFVALPGALNPNTARAASEAVLAAIEHPSGQQEPVARATPAHPACARALVSPTLDAAYDLLLGDGRWQPRSDLGSCVVRFPATTPAPDTGWHVDAGFGWETEADFMQWRVNVRSRGRALLLLVLLSDVGEDDAPTRLLVGSHVRLARHLTQHGERGQTLQELVESGVLDPGSDEVALATGTAGTVFVCHPFLVHAAQDHHGKAPRVLAQPAIFARGELSLESDPPNAVERAILDATRTRRRNE